One Vicingaceae bacterium genomic window, TTGTCGGATTGTCTTAGCCGGTCTTCTTCTATCAGCGACGAGTCCCGCTTCAATGGCATCACATAATGCAATCCCTCCTCTTCCAGATACTTCCGGTTCTCTTCTGAATTAAATCCTTTGTCGCCTATCACCACACATTGTTTTACGCCGCTTTCTGCAATGGCATTTTTCAGTGTCTTTACATCGCTGATGTCTCCGCTTAACACCCGGTAATACAATGGCATCTGTTGCTCATACCCATACAAACATAGAAAGTTGACTTGCGGACGAAATTCCCATTGGGCGTTGTATCCTTTCTGATTCAATCCTAATTGTTGGGATTGAGAAAAAACATGTGTAATGTCTATCAAAAGATGTTTAGAGGTATCTGTCATTAGTTTCTGAAAGAATGCTACGATTTTTTTTCGTTGTATGCCCACCTGTTCAAGCATCTGACTGCATTTTTGGGGAGTGATGGTGGGCATGGAAAGGAGGTGTTGTAGGTAAGTAAACGCATAGTGAAGGGGATAGTTTTTCATAGGTGCCTGGTGAAGCAAACGCATATAGGTGCAGAGCAAAAGATATTTCCACTCGTTGGGGAAAGTGGATTGCAGGGCTTGAAGCAGGTCGGTGTTTTGGTGGAAGAGCCAATGAGACAATCCATATTCATAGATGGAGAGGTGTTGGAGGGCTTCTTCCATTTTTCTGCGTTTGCTTTTGATGATACCGTTTTTGGTTAAGCGGCCGATACAACCGAGGGTGATTTTAACGGGTCTTCCGCCTTTTTCTTTGGAGCGTTTGCTGGTGATTTGATAGAGGTAAAGGTATCCGTTGATAGAGCGGATTTCGGTTCCTTTTGTTTTGAATTGAAGGGCCCATTTAGGGATTTTGGAGGATTTTTTGGTTTTTGATTTTTGTGGAGTTTTGGAACGGGAGGAGGATGGGGTTGATTTTTTTTGTTTTTTCATAGTAAAAGATAATGACAAAATAAGGAAAACGGGATAATTTTAAGAAAAAAATATCAGCAGTATGATGTGGAAAACAGGTGGGATAAGGATATGAGAAGGTATTTACAAAAAATAAAGGGTAAAGTAGATAGAAATAAGGCAGAACAATATCTGCACGGGTTGTATGGCTTAAAATCGTAAAAGTTTGGGATTAAAATACTACCTTGAAAAAAATTAAAACTTATCTTATAAATTTACTGATTTTGCCTAAAACCAATTAAATAATTTTCCAGAAAACTAAAATCTTTCAAATGTATCCTTACGACACATAACTTCTAATCGGGCCTGGACTTTATTACTTTTTAATGTTTTAACTAATGTCAGTAACTTAGGATGCCATATTGAATATGCATTCTTTATTTCTGTCTGACTAATTTGCAAATTTTTTAAATCAGAAACATAATCGATACTGAACATACAACTCAAGGCAATTTTTAATTCTGTATAAGAGGAATCATCCCTGGGGAAGTAAGGATTGTTTTCTTCAAGAGGAATTGGAAGAAGAATATCTTCTTTAAATTTTTTACCGGGTTCAATTTTTGTTGCATACGGAACATAAGTAAATTCAACCGTTCTGCTAAGAGGTAAAGGTGGTATCCTTTTTGAGAGAGAGAGTATAGAATTGTGTAAAAGAGAAATGTACACTTGGTTTTTAGCCAAAATCTCTTTTCCTTTATGATTGACATCCCACAATACATTGAAAATGTAAATATCCTCAGGCGTATCGTTGATTACTTCATATTGAATTTTGAGAAACTTTCCATCCTTGTGAAGAGAAAACTTTAAATAGGGCACTTTTTCATTCATTTTTTTATTATATTCTTGACTCAAAATTCCGGATCTTTGAATTTCCTCATTAACTTCTTTTGTTTTCTTATCTTCAGAATTATTTAAATCTTTAAGAGTGCATCCCAAAAACACTATCAAAAAAAAATTAAGTGAAATATACCAAAATGAATGCCTGTCATGCTTTGACTTTGCGACAAGATTTTCAGATTTTTTGTGCAAATGTACATTAAATTTTTTAAACTACACACAGGCAATATAAAAATCCAGTCCGCAGCAGCTCGTGCTTCATAGCAAATTATCTTTGCTGCAAAAAAAAAATAATTAACCCTTCAATTCTGAAAGTTTAATTTGAAAAAAATTTTTTAGGAGAAAATTTGGGGTTTAATCCTTCACAATCTTTTTCTAATACAATTTTTACCTTTCATAGTATTATTCTTTTCGCTCTTTTAATCTATTTCTCATAGATTTTGTCATTTTTTCTTCTGTAACTTCCATTTTGAAGTTTGACAAATTCACACCATCAATTTTACTTTTTTCAAACAAAGGGGGGAGAAAAAAATTCTCCCGACCTTTGCTTGAATTCTAAAACATCTCTCTATGCGCAGCAAATATAAACCGCACCTTCTACTTTGAATAGCAACAGAATAATTCACTGCGTTTGGAAACAGTTTAAGGCGAAATATGTAACCTTTTCAATTATCCCACCATAATTTTTTCTTCTTCAAGAATGTTTAATTCCCGATTAATTTTTTCAATGACTCTTTCCAAAAGGGCATCGGGGCAGGAGGCGCCGCCGGTGAGAATAATTTTTATCTCGTCTTTTGCAGGTAAAAATGTGGATTCTTTTATTTCTTTGGCATGTAAATCATAATGACGAATGAGTTGTCTGGATTTTATTTCGTCGGCGGAGGAAATGAAATAGGTGGGGAATTTGGTTTCCAGCAGTTCTACCAAATGAGAGGTGTTGCTGCTGTTGTATCCGCCTACTACAATGGCAAGGACGGCATCATAGTTCAGGAGGTTCAAAACAGATGTTTGATTTTCGTTGGTGGCATAGCAGAGTGTATCGTGCGTGTCGGCAAAATGCTCGCGGATGTTTTCCGCACCGTATTTTTTTATCATCACGGATTTCAAATAGTTACTGATGGCTTCTGTTTCGGTGGCAAGCATAGTGGTTTGGTTGATAACGCCGATTCTTTGAAAGTGTTGATGAATGTTGAATCCTTCGGAAAATTTGTCTTTGAAGGCAGTTTCAAACTCTTGTTGCGATTTTTGTTCTAATATGAATGGCTCCAGCAGTTGTGCTTCTTCCAAATCTCTGATGATAACAGAGTGATTGAATTGTTTGCTTCTTGAAAAGGTGGCACGGGTTTCTTCGTGTTTGTACTTTCCGTGAATGATGATGGTGTAGTTCTGTTTGCCTATTTGCTCTGCTTTTTTCCACACTCTTTCCACAAACGGACAAGTACTGTCGTAAAAATAAGCGGAGATGTTCAGTTGTTTGATTTTTTCCAGTATTTCCAGTGGTGCACCAAATGCAGGAATGATGACGACATCGTCATTTTTTAATTCGGAGAAAGGAATGAGTGGATTGCCGTAAGTGTCCTGCAAAAACCGTATGCCCCTTTCTTCCAGGTCCTTATTGACTTCGGGATTGTGAATCATTTGGCTGATTAAAAATATCCTTTTGTCTTTGTTTTCTTCTATTGCTTTGAAAGCAATTTCAATGGCATTTTCCACACCGTAACAAAAACCAAAATGTCTTGGAATGTAATACTTTACTTTTCCGAAATCTATCACCGATGGTGAAAAATCGCGTCTTTTAGGGTCTTGCGTTTTTCTGTAATCCTTTACTCTTTGAATGAGGGGACTTCTGTAAAAAGACGGGATATTGAATGTTTTCATATATCAAAAATAAATTTTCTGCAAATATCGGAAAATATATGGCTTGGAATATGTTGTGAACAACAAAAGGAGTTGGCAAAATCTTTTGCGGATATATTTTTAAATTTTCGTAAAACCACTTTTCTTTAAAATGTTCAGAGTGTCGTTTATAAGTGTGTCGTATTTTTCTATCGGAATAATTTCCACAGGAGTGGGGGAATGGGCAATGTTTTTCTGATATGTGGCATAGAGTTTTTCAAGATAATCTATGCGGAGAGGTGTTTCCATTTGTCTGTTTCTTGCAAGGATGTTTTGATAGGCCTGTGGTGGTTTGACATCCAAAAAAATAATCAAATCGGGGTGTTTGGGAAGATGGTTTTCCAACAGCAAAAAATGTTTTTGGTATTCTTGAAATTCATCGGGCTTTAAGTTTGTTTCGGCAAACCACAGACATTTTCTGAAAGAAAAATCGGAGAGAATAACATCGTAATCTGAAGATTGAAAGCAGTGGGATAGTTGATGAAAACGGTCTATCAAAAAACTATATTCTGCAAGTAAATTGTATTTGCCGGGATGCTGATAAAACAGTTCTAAAATTCTGTTGTTTTGAAATTGCTCATAAATTGTGTGAGAGTAGAAGTTTTTGCTTTGAAAAAATTCATTCAATTGTTGTGTCAAAGTTGTTTTGCCACTGCCGATGATGCCTTCTATGCAGATATAAAGCGGCTGTTGGGTCATAATAATTCACGGATTTTCTTTTTTAATACAGGATGCTCTACATCGCTGGCAATTTCCGAGAGTGGAAGCAGCACAAATTTTCTTTGGGACAAAAAGGGATGCGGGATAGTTAAGTTGTCGCTTTGAATGATGTCTTGATTGAACAGCAAAATGTCTATGTCAATGGTTCTTGATTCATAATGATTGCCGGTTGTTGTTTTTTTTGTTCTGCCCAATGTTTTTTCTATTGAAACAATTTTTTGGAGGATTTGTTGCGGCTGCAAATGGGTTTTTGCACATATACACAGGTTATAGAAAAACAGAGTGTTTTCGGGCATTTTCCATGGTTCTGTCAAATATATGGAAGATTGTTTTTCTATTTGACCTATGGTTTCTGTGATTTTGTTCAATGCAGAATAAATATAAAATAAACGAGGATAGATATTGCTGCCCAATCCCAAATAAACGATATTCATTGTCCGTCCTGTAATTTTGGGCTTAAAAATACAAAACACTATATTTGCGAATTAAAAACAAACAGTTATGAAACAATTTTTTGGAGGATGCCTGGGAGCATTTGTCGGTGTGATTGTCGGCGTGTTTGGTCCCACATATAAATGGATTTAGTATATTTGAGCTGAAAAAATTAAGATTATGGGACAGATATTACACGGAACAGCCACGAC contains:
- the ispH gene encoding 4-hydroxy-3-methylbut-2-enyl diphosphate reductase, translated to MKTFNIPSFYRSPLIQRVKDYRKTQDPKRRDFSPSVIDFGKVKYYIPRHFGFCYGVENAIEIAFKAIEENKDKRIFLISQMIHNPEVNKDLEERGIRFLQDTYGNPLIPFSELKNDDVVIIPAFGAPLEILEKIKQLNISAYFYDSTCPFVERVWKKAEQIGKQNYTIIIHGKYKHEETRATFSRSKQFNHSVIIRDLEEAQLLEPFILEQKSQQEFETAFKDKFSEGFNIHQHFQRIGVINQTTMLATETEAISNYLKSVMIKKYGAENIREHFADTHDTLCYATNENQTSVLNLLNYDAVLAIVVGGYNSSNTSHLVELLETKFPTYFISSADEIKSRQLIRHYDLHAKEIKESTFLPAKDEIKIILTGGASCPDALLERVIEKINRELNILEEEKIMVG
- a CDS encoding hypothetical protein (possible pseudo, internal stop codon, frameshifted) yields the protein MTQQPLYICIEGIIGSGKTTLTQQLNEFFQSKNFYSHTIYEQFQNNRILELFYQHPGKYNLLAEYSFLIDRFHQLSHCFQSSDYDVILSDFSFRKCLWFAETNLKPDEFQEYQKHFLLLENHLPKHPDLIIFLDVKPPQAYQNILARNRQMETPLRIDYLEKLYATYQKNIAHSPTPVEIIPIEKYDTLINDTLNILKKSGFTKI
- a CDS encoding 2-amino-4-hydroxy-6-hydroxymethyldihydropteridine diphosphokinase, translating into MNIVYLGLGSNIYPRLFYIYSALNKITETIGQIEKQSSIYLTEPWKMPENTLFFYNLCICAKTHLQPQQILQKIVSIEKTLGRTKKTTTGNHYESRTIDIDILLFNQDIIQSDNLTIPHPFLSQRKFVLLPLSEIASDVEHPVLKKKIRELL